A section of the Budorcas taxicolor isolate Tak-1 chromosome 17, Takin1.1, whole genome shotgun sequence genome encodes:
- the ARL6IP4 gene encoding ADP-ribosylation factor-like protein 6-interacting protein 4 isoform X2, translating to MAHVGSRKRSRSRSRSRGRGSEKKRKKSSKDARRSCSASRSQSRKASITSSGAEERSKHKARRRPRSSSSSSSSSSSSSSSSSSSSSSSSDGRKKRGKHKDKKRKKKKKRKKKLKKRGKEKARMQQAEALPGPSLDQWHRAAKEEEDGPVLTDEQKSRIQAMKPMTKEEWDARQSVIRKVVDPETGRTRLIKGDGEVLEEIVTKERHREINKQATRGDGLAFQMRAGLLP from the exons ATGGCTCACGTCGGCTCCCGCAAGCGCTCTAGGAGTCGCAGCCGTTCCCGGGGGCGAGGGtcggaaaagaaaaggaagaagagcagTAAGGACGCCCGGAGGAGCTGCTCGGCTTCGAGATCCCAAAGCCGCAAGGCCAGCATCACCTCCTCTGGGGCTGAGG AGAGAAGCAAGCACAAGGCCCGGAGGAGACCACgatccagctcctcctcctcttcttccagtTCTTCTAGCTCCTCTTCCTCTtcgtcctcctcctcttcctccagcgATGGCCGGAAGAAGCGGGGGAAGCACAAGgacaagaagaggaagaagaagaagaaaaggaagaagaagctgAAGAAGAGAGGCAAGGAGAAGGCCAGAATGCAGCAGGCTGAGGCTCTGCCCGGACCCTCGCTGGACCAGTGGCACAGAGCAGCCAAGGAGGAAGAGGATGGCCCAG TCCTGACGGACGAGCAGAAGTCCCGCATCCAGGCCATGAAGCCCATGACCAAGGAGGAGTGGGATGCCCGGCAGAGCGTCATCCGCAAGGTGGTGGACCCGGAGACAGGACGCACCAG GCTCATTAAGGGAGACGGCGAGGTCTTAGAAGAAATCGTCACCAAGGAACGACACAGAGAGATCAATAAG CAAGCCACCCGAGGGGACGGCCTGGCCTTCCAGATGCGAGCAGGGCTCCTGCCCTGA
- the ARL6IP4 gene encoding ADP-ribosylation factor-like protein 6-interacting protein 4 isoform X1 encodes MAHVGSRKRSRSRSRSRGRGSEKKRKKSSKDARRSCSASRSQSRKASITSSGAEASPSPCITERSKHKARRRPRSSSSSSSSSSSSSSSSSSSSSSSSDGRKKRGKHKDKKRKKKKKRKKKLKKRGKEKARMQQAEALPGPSLDQWHRAAKEEEDGPVLTDEQKSRIQAMKPMTKEEWDARQSVIRKVVDPETGRTRLIKGDGEVLEEIVTKERHREINKQATRGDGLAFQMRAGLLP; translated from the exons ATGGCTCACGTCGGCTCCCGCAAGCGCTCTAGGAGTCGCAGCCGTTCCCGGGGGCGAGGGtcggaaaagaaaaggaagaagagcagTAAGGACGCCCGGAGGAGCTGCTCGGCTTCGAGATCCCAAAGCCGCAAGGCCAGCATCACCTCCTCTGGGGCTGAGG CCTCACCTTCTCCCTGCATCACAGAGAGAAGCAAGCACAAGGCCCGGAGGAGACCACgatccagctcctcctcctcttcttccagtTCTTCTAGCTCCTCTTCCTCTtcgtcctcctcctcttcctccagcgATGGCCGGAAGAAGCGGGGGAAGCACAAGgacaagaagaggaagaagaagaagaaaaggaagaagaagctgAAGAAGAGAGGCAAGGAGAAGGCCAGAATGCAGCAGGCTGAGGCTCTGCCCGGACCCTCGCTGGACCAGTGGCACAGAGCAGCCAAGGAGGAAGAGGATGGCCCAG TCCTGACGGACGAGCAGAAGTCCCGCATCCAGGCCATGAAGCCCATGACCAAGGAGGAGTGGGATGCCCGGCAGAGCGTCATCCGCAAGGTGGTGGACCCGGAGACAGGACGCACCAG GCTCATTAAGGGAGACGGCGAGGTCTTAGAAGAAATCGTCACCAAGGAACGACACAGAGAGATCAATAAG CAAGCCACCCGAGGGGACGGCCTGGCCTTCCAGATGCGAGCAGGGCTCCTGCCCTGA
- the OGFOD2 gene encoding 2-oxoglutarate and iron-dependent oxygenase domain-containing protein 2, which produces MGTAAAPRRFCRCACFCSENLYVARYGLHVRFRSEQQLRQDYEPILRSRGCVSPKDFQQLLGELEQEVERRRRLGPESAARKALIASSYRPARPEVYNLLQEATLAPEFLAAAEYSASSGADLKGLLQRLETVSEEKRIYRLPVFTAPFCQALLEELEHFEQSDMPKGRPNTMNNYGVLLHELGLDEPLVTPLRERFLQPLMALLYPDCGGGWLDSHRAFVVKYAPGQDRELGCHYDNAELTLNVSLGKAFTGGALYFGDLFQVPSTLAKPLEVEHVVGQGLLHRGGQLHGARPLGTGERWNLVVWLRASAVRNRLCPMCCRKPDLVDDEGFGDGFTREEPATVDVCALT; this is translated from the exons ATGGGGACCGCAGCGGCTCCCCGGCGCTTCTGCCGCTGCGCTTGCTTTTGCTCAGAGAACTTGTACGTGGCGCGCTACGGGCTGCACGTGCGCTTCCGGAGCGAACAGCAGCTGCGCCAGGACTACGAGCCC ATCCTGCGCAGCAGAGGCTGTGTCAGCCCTAAAGACTTCCAGCAGCTGTTGGGAGAG CTTGAGCAGGAGgtggagcggcggcggcggctggggCCGGAGTCGGCTGCCAGGAAAGCCCTCATTGCCAGCTCCTACCGCCCAGCACGGCCAGAGGTCTACAACTTGCTGCAG GAGGCCACTTTGGCCCCCGAATTTCTGGCTGCAGCTGAATACAGTGCATCGTCAGGCGCAGACCTTAAGGGCCTTCTCCAGCGGCTGGAGACAGTGTCAG AGGAGAAGCGAATTTACCGGCTGCCGGTGTTCACAGCGCCCTTCTGCCAGGCCCTGCTGGAGGAGCTGGAGCACTTCGAGCAGTCAGACATGCCCAAGGGAAGACCCAACACCATGAACAACTATGGG gtgttGCTACATGAGCTAGGCCTGGATGAACCGCTGGTAACACCACTGCGGGAGCGCTTCCTCCAGCCGCTGATGGCCCTGCTGTATCCAGACTGTGGCGGGGGCTGGCTAGACAGCCACCGGGCCTTTGTGGTCAAATACGCACCCGGCCAAGACCGCGAGCTGGGCTGCCACTATGATAATGCCGAGCTCACCCTCAATGTGTCCCTGGGCAAGGCCTTCACAGGGGGTGCCCTCTACTTCGGGGATCTCTTCCAG GTGCCTTCAACCCTGGCCAAGCCCTTGGAGGTGGAGCACGTGGTGGGCCAGGGCCTCCTGCACCGTGGGGGCCAGCTGCACGGGGCCCGGCCCCTGGGCACTGGTGAGCGCTGGAACCTGGTCGTCTGGCTCCGGGCCTCAGCCGTGCGCAACCGCCTCTGCCCTATGTGCTGCCGCAAGCCTGACCTGGTGGACGATGAGGGCTTCGGTGATGGCTTCACCCGCGAGGAGCCCGCCACGGTGGATGTGTGTGCCCTAACTTGA